The following proteins are co-located in the Candidatus Phytoplasma asteris genome:
- the nrdF gene encoding class 1b ribonucleoside-diphosphate reductase subunit beta has protein sequence MKTKNSQPHPTSKSPFQGANWNVLEDKYTHFFYEQNLSQFWRPEDISLQGDLAAWSELTLEEKTAYSRNLLVLTFLDTYQGDLGMPVIARSLEEHEHQKKATLNFMGAMENAVHAKSYSNIFMSYLTNKEINQLFLWGNQQTSLQTMMQVIVKVYEALEDQIYLKKQSSLQFSELEFKKTQWQAMAVSVFLETWLFYSGFYYSLYFYGQGKLMQSGEIINLIIRDESIHGVYVGRLATEIYQLFDKPTQQTLKTWLDDLMQQLYQAQTSLVHAIYHKLNLEDDVNKFVRYNANKALMNLGFDAFFPSENVNPVIINGLNTETKTMDNFSMKGNGYQKMRSEALQDEDFYF, from the coding sequence ATGAAAACCAAAAATTCCCAACCCCACCCAACTTCTAAAAGCCCTTTTCAAGGAGCTAACTGGAATGTGTTAGAAGACAAATATACCCATTTTTTTTATGAACAAAATTTAAGCCAATTTTGGCGTCCTGAAGATATCAGTTTGCAAGGTGATCTTGCTGCTTGGAGTGAACTTACCTTAGAAGAAAAAACTGCTTATTCCCGCAATCTTTTAGTTCTTACTTTTTTAGATACTTATCAAGGTGATTTGGGTATGCCTGTTATTGCTCGTTCGTTAGAAGAACATGAACACCAAAAAAAAGCTACCCTTAATTTTATGGGAGCTATGGAAAATGCAGTACATGCTAAAAGTTATTCTAATATTTTTATGAGCTATTTAACTAACAAAGAAATTAATCAACTTTTTTTGTGGGGCAACCAGCAAACAAGCCTTCAAACTATGATGCAAGTAATTGTAAAAGTTTATGAGGCTTTGGAAGACCAAATTTATTTGAAAAAACAATCCTCCTTACAATTTAGTGAATTGGAATTTAAAAAAACTCAGTGGCAAGCTATGGCAGTATCGGTTTTTTTAGAAACTTGGTTGTTTTACAGTGGTTTTTACTATTCTTTATATTTTTATGGTCAAGGTAAATTGATGCAATCAGGAGAAATTATTAATTTAATTATTCGTGATGAAAGTATTCATGGTGTTTATGTGGGGCGTCTTGCAACTGAAATTTATCAACTGTTTGATAAGCCTACCCAACAAACTTTAAAAACATGGTTAGATGATTTGATGCAACAACTCTATCAAGCCCAAACTTCCTTAGTTCATGCCATTTATCATAAACTAAATTTAGAAGATGATGTTAATAAATTTGTGCGTTATAATGCCAATAAAGCTTTAATGAATTTGGGATTTGATGCTTTTTTTCCATCCGAAAATGTAAATCCTGTTATCATTAATGGACTTAATACTGAGACTAAAACTATGGATAACTTTTCTATGAAGGGAAACGGTTATCAAAAAATGCGCTCTGAGGCGTTGCAAGATGAAGATTTTTATTTTTAA
- the mscL gene encoding large conductance mechanosensitive channel protein MscL: MIENYNFTSKSLQFAKGFKAFIARGNVINLAVAFVIGQLFTKIVSSLVADIIMPLFSLLFNYTGALKDLKLEIKANTYLGYGNFLQTILEFLLLSFIIYTILTLMSWKNPLQKDKVDKNMLLLQQSLDKEIALLEEIKDILKSNK, from the coding sequence ATGATAGAAAATTATAATTTTACCTCTAAATCTTTGCAATTTGCTAAAGGTTTTAAAGCTTTTATTGCTCGTGGTAATGTCATTAATTTAGCTGTTGCATTTGTAATAGGACAACTTTTTACCAAAATTGTAAGTTCTTTGGTAGCAGATATTATTATGCCTCTTTTTTCTTTGTTGTTTAATTATACTGGGGCTTTAAAAGATTTGAAATTGGAAATTAAAGCTAATACTTATCTTGGTTATGGTAATTTTTTGCAAACTATTTTAGAGTTTTTGTTGCTTTCTTTTATTATTTATACTATTTTAACTTTAATGTCATGGAAAAATCCTTTGCAAAAGGATAAAGTCGATAAGAATATGTTACTTTTACAACAAAGTCTTGATAAAGAAATTGCTTTATTAGAAGAAATTAAAGATATTTTAAAATCAAATAAGTAA
- a CDS encoding ABC transporter ATP-binding protein, translated as MKIIWKYLFKYKMLLLLNLIAVLFVCCSELGIPFIIGKFIIDYNKNQIDPFALLGLLALCACCGFIGNLILNYCASKVSSLLFQDLSVDIFKKVQTFSPTEMKQLGISSILNYTTLDVFQVMNFISVFYRTAVVSPIMLVVSVVAIFYVASFLLLGILFVAPFLVLTLFIILKKSYILSQQQQKKLDELNVITRENLIGIKSIRAFRQSQYETSRFSKVNHKYSFFSIKLFNFMVSIDPIFYLFLNCSILINVGVGVYYLTQSHPDFTTGKLLSCIDYQFHVLFAILDFLLLFMMFPKTLVSVRRIENVLNITPKIKNVCKPLKPQMPFQTLSFENVTFTYPDATQPMLEKINFSMKQGQIVAFVGATGSGKSTLIGLIPRLYDVCEGAIKINDIDIKEYDLNYLRNKISFISQKNVLFKGTIRSNLAFGKQNPQENQMTEALQLAQAYQIVQNKNHKFNEIVSELGTNFSGGQKQRLSMARGFLKKPDIYIFDDSFSALDYKTEYEIRKAFFEMKNQALVLIVAQRITSVINADKIIVLEEGKMKAIGTHQELMKNCLLYQEIAKSQNLEVVV; from the coding sequence ATGAAAATTATTTGGAAATATTTATTCAAATACAAAATGTTGCTGTTATTAAATTTAATTGCTGTTTTGTTTGTTTGTTGTAGTGAATTGGGAATTCCTTTTATAATTGGTAAATTTATTATTGATTATAATAAAAATCAAATTGATCCTTTCGCACTTTTAGGGCTTTTAGCTTTATGTGCTTGTTGTGGTTTTATAGGAAATCTAATTCTTAATTATTGTGCTTCCAAAGTATCATCCTTGCTTTTTCAAGATTTAAGCGTCGATATTTTTAAAAAAGTACAAACTTTTTCGCCCACTGAGATGAAACAATTAGGGATTTCTTCTATCCTTAACTATACTACTTTGGATGTTTTTCAAGTAATGAATTTCATTTCTGTTTTTTACCGTACTGCTGTTGTGTCTCCTATTATGCTTGTAGTTAGTGTTGTTGCTATTTTTTATGTAGCTTCTTTTTTGCTTTTAGGAATCCTTTTTGTTGCTCCTTTTTTAGTTTTAACCTTATTTATTATTCTTAAAAAATCTTATATTTTATCACAGCAACAACAAAAAAAATTAGATGAATTAAATGTTATTACTCGCGAAAATTTAATTGGGATTAAATCTATTCGTGCTTTTCGCCAAAGTCAATATGAAACTTCTCGTTTTTCTAAAGTAAATCATAAATATAGTTTTTTTTCTATTAAATTATTTAATTTTATGGTTTCTATTGATCCTATCTTTTATTTGTTTTTAAATTGTTCTATTTTGATTAATGTTGGAGTAGGAGTATATTATTTAACTCAAAGTCATCCTGATTTTACTACGGGGAAACTTCTTTCATGTATTGATTATCAATTTCATGTTTTATTTGCTATTTTAGATTTTTTATTACTCTTTATGATGTTTCCTAAAACTTTGGTATCTGTTAGAAGAATTGAAAATGTTTTAAATATTACCCCTAAAATTAAAAATGTTTGTAAACCTTTAAAACCGCAAATGCCTTTTCAAACTTTGTCTTTTGAAAATGTCACTTTTACTTATCCTGATGCTACACAACCCATGTTAGAAAAGATTAATTTTAGTATGAAACAAGGACAAATTGTAGCTTTTGTAGGTGCTACTGGTTCAGGAAAATCAACCCTAATAGGGCTTATTCCTCGCCTTTATGATGTGTGCGAAGGTGCTATTAAAATTAATGATATTGATATTAAAGAATATGATCTTAATTATTTGCGTAATAAAATTAGTTTTATTTCTCAAAAAAATGTTTTATTTAAAGGAACTATTAGAAGTAATTTAGCTTTTGGCAAACAAAATCCTCAAGAAAATCAAATGACAGAAGCATTGCAACTTGCTCAAGCTTATCAAATTGTACAAAATAAAAATCATAAATTTAATGAAATAGTAAGTGAATTAGGTACTAATTTTTCAGGGGGACAAAAACAAAGGCTTTCTATGGCAAGAGGATTTCTTAAAAAACCTGATATCTATATTTTTGATGATTCTTTTTCAGCTCTTGATTATAAAACTGAATATGAAATTAGAAAAGCTTTTTTTGAAATGAAAAATCAAGCCTTAGTGTTAATTGTTGCTCAAAGAATTACTTCTGTTATTAATGCTGATAAAATTATTGTTTTAGAAGAAGGAAAAATGAAAGCTATAGGAACTCATCAAGAATTAATGAAAAATTGTCTTCTTTATCAAGAAATTGCCAAATCCCAAAATTTAGAGGTTGTTGTATGA
- a CDS encoding ABC transporter ATP-binding protein: MKRILRYLKPFKKQINLGLFLIFVSSLFNVFLFYFEGRFITDKMQNYYKDKNSFSVPFFGNDIMFYIIFILCINLFLYFVVVMCRVFFNKMLISSIHQGMRDLRQDVQKKIHRLPIKYFDSNTLGNIMSRMTNDIEVISNALQQSFSIMLAAFLMIVMIVCFMFVLHLFLGIIVFMMIPFSFYAIYKVFTKSQKIFIQRFDASGNHHGFLQEKYTGYKEIILYNQQNTVIEEFSYQSKYLEKLVFKSNFLSGLTSPIVCLFTHFTLIAVSMMGFFLIEGHNISLFLTKLGVGVIGIGLFRCFLQFVWRLGNPIIEIGHMSVLLQSANAASRRVFAFLNEIEEAPEVLKPQVIANPQGEVVFENVSFGYNKRDMLLRNINFVAKPGQTIAIVGPTGSGKSTLINLLMRFYDINAGSIKVDGVDIRELKKDNLRTIFGMVLQDTWFFKDTIWQNIKYGKQDATDEEVIQAAKQAQVNYFINTKPNGYQMQINEEADNLSQGEKQLITIARTILSNPKILILDEATSNVDTRIEILLQQAIQKLIQNKTAFVIAHRLSTIVNADKILVLHRGAIIEQGTHQELLNYKGFYYKLYQSQFQK, encoded by the coding sequence ATGAAAAGAATTTTGAGATATTTAAAACCTTTTAAAAAACAAATTAATTTAGGGCTTTTCTTAATTTTTGTATCTTCCCTTTTTAATGTTTTTTTGTTTTATTTTGAAGGTAGATTTATTACTGATAAAATGCAAAATTATTATAAAGATAAAAATTCCTTTTCTGTTCCTTTTTTTGGCAATGATATTATGTTTTATATTATCTTTATTTTATGTATTAATTTATTTTTATATTTTGTTGTTGTTATGTGTCGTGTCTTTTTTAATAAAATGTTAATTTCATCTATTCATCAAGGGATGAGAGATTTGCGTCAAGATGTGCAAAAAAAAATTCATCGTTTACCTATTAAATACTTTGATTCTAATACTTTAGGAAATATTATGAGTCGGATGACAAATGATATTGAAGTTATTTCTAATGCCTTGCAACAATCTTTTTCTATTATGTTAGCTGCTTTTTTAATGATTGTAATGATTGTTTGTTTTATGTTTGTTTTACATCTTTTTTTAGGTATTATTGTCTTTATGATGATTCCTTTTTCCTTTTATGCTATTTATAAAGTGTTTACTAAATCACAGAAAATCTTTATTCAAAGGTTTGATGCATCAGGGAATCATCATGGTTTTTTACAAGAAAAATATACTGGATATAAAGAAATTATTTTATATAATCAACAAAATACAGTTATTGAAGAGTTTAGTTATCAAAGTAAGTATTTAGAAAAGTTAGTTTTTAAATCTAATTTTTTGTCTGGATTAACTTCGCCAATTGTATGTTTATTTACTCATTTTACTTTAATTGCAGTTAGTATGATGGGATTTTTTTTGATTGAAGGACATAATATATCTCTTTTTTTAACTAAATTAGGAGTAGGAGTTATTGGAATAGGACTTTTTAGATGTTTTTTACAATTTGTGTGGCGTTTAGGGAATCCCATTATTGAAATAGGTCATATGTCAGTTTTATTACAATCTGCTAATGCTGCTTCTAGAAGAGTATTTGCTTTTTTAAATGAAATTGAAGAAGCTCCTGAAGTGCTCAAACCTCAAGTTATTGCCAATCCTCAAGGAGAAGTTGTTTTTGAAAATGTTTCTTTTGGTTATAATAAAAGAGATATGTTATTAAGGAATATTAATTTTGTTGCCAAGCCAGGACAAACCATAGCTATTGTAGGTCCTACAGGTTCAGGTAAATCTACTTTAATTAATCTTTTAATGCGTTTTTATGATATTAATGCAGGGTCTATTAAAGTTGATGGAGTTGATATTCGTGAGTTAAAGAAAGATAATTTAAGAACTATTTTTGGAATGGTATTACAAGATACTTGGTTTTTTAAAGATACTATTTGGCAAAATATTAAATATGGTAAACAAGATGCAACTGATGAAGAAGTAATACAAGCAGCCAAACAAGCTCAAGTTAATTATTTTATTAATACTAAGCCTAATGGTTATCAGATGCAAATTAATGAAGAAGCAGATAACTTATCACAAGGAGAAAAACAATTAATTACTATTGCAAGGACTATTTTAAGTAATCCTAAAATATTAATTTTGGATGAGGCTACTTCTAATGTAGATACTAGAATTGAAATTTTGTTACAACAAGCCATTCAAAAGTTAATTCAAAATAAAACTGCTTTTGTTATTGCTCATAGATTGTCTACTATTGTTAATGCTGATAAGATATTAGTGCTTCATAGAGGGGCTATTATTGAACAAGGAACACATCAAGAATTATTAAATTATAAAGGATTTTATTATAAACTATATCAAAGTCAATTTCAAAAATAA